One part of the Atribacteraceae bacterium genome encodes these proteins:
- the csrA gene encoding carbon storage regulator CsrA: MGHILLGGRVGTRKIRMLVISRKTDQAIRIGDTIQIQVVGIGKGKVRLGIVAPSDIPVYREELYQDLVAGNKTSLVTSPEMIESVKKAFTARLSR; this comes from the coding sequence GTGGGGCATATTTTGCTGGGAGGACGGGTCGGTACCCGGAAAATCAGAATGCTGGTCATCAGTCGAAAAACCGATCAGGCGATCCGGATCGGCGATACCATTCAAATTCAGGTGGTGGGAATCGGCAAGGGAAAGGTTCGTCTTGGTATAGTGGCCCCTTCCGATATCCCGGTATATCGGGAAGAGCTCTACCAGGATCTGGTGGCTGGCAATAAAACATCTTTGGTCACCTCACCCGAGATGATCGAATCGGTCAAAAAAGCCTTTACCGCTCGCTTGTCCCGCTAA